In Sebaldella termitidis ATCC 33386, one DNA window encodes the following:
- a CDS encoding MFS transporter codes for MFLNNIFKRVFPALYHKDFRYFWFGQAVSVIGGMIQVTALSWYVYKISGSPFLLGLMSIFEYGPVLLLSLFAGVFIEKFPKKKILIFTQTLFMVQSLMLAVLVWLKSENYWYFAALAVVAGIGNSIDQPTRQSYFIDLVGKEDLPNAISLNSTTFNLARIIGPAVSGIIMKYIGVAECFFINGLSFVPVIYGITLISVPGYTSKKSSREISTLGNIRAGVRYILRHRILLSSFFMMAIVCTFSMNTNVTLPVFAKDALMGDEGTYSFLMSMVGVGSLFGALFMAVKGKEITYKYYLILVAGILGIIQMLTLFTSSLTVISVLLILIGFFNLCFLNGANTRIQLHTENRYRSRVMSMYTMVNTGSTPIGNSFTGLVMSLLSARFGFFIDGLVTVLLILLVFNIYYRKNKAEKKIHVNI; via the coding sequence ATGTTTTTGAATAATATTTTTAAAAGGGTTTTTCCCGCTTTATATCATAAAGACTTCAGGTATTTCTGGTTTGGACAGGCTGTCTCTGTTATAGGAGGCATGATTCAGGTTACAGCTTTAAGCTGGTATGTCTATAAAATAAGCGGTTCTCCTTTTCTGCTCGGACTTATGTCTATTTTTGAATATGGACCGGTTCTTCTTTTATCCTTATTCGCAGGTGTTTTTATCGAAAAATTTCCAAAGAAAAAAATTCTGATTTTTACACAAACCTTATTTATGGTTCAGTCACTCATGCTTGCAGTGCTTGTATGGCTGAAATCAGAGAATTACTGGTATTTCGCCGCACTTGCTGTAGTGGCAGGAATAGGGAACAGCATTGACCAGCCTACGAGACAGTCATATTTTATTGACCTTGTCGGAAAGGAAGATCTTCCTAATGCTATTTCACTGAATTCTACTACGTTTAATCTGGCAAGAATTATAGGACCTGCTGTTTCAGGTATTATAATGAAATATATAGGCGTGGCAGAATGTTTTTTCATAAACGGTCTGAGCTTTGTTCCGGTAATTTACGGTATTACCCTTATTTCAGTACCTGGATATACAAGCAAAAAAAGCTCCAGAGAGATCAGCACACTTGGTAATATCAGGGCAGGAGTAAGATATATTCTCAGACACCGTATTCTGCTTTCCTCGTTTTTTATGATGGCTATTGTATGTACTTTTTCTATGAACACCAATGTAACACTTCCGGTTTTCGCCAAAGATGCACTTATGGGTGATGAAGGAACCTACAGCTTTCTTATGTCGATGGTAGGTGTAGGTTCGTTATTCGGTGCTTTGTTTATGGCTGTAAAGGGAAAGGAAATCACTTATAAATATTACCTTATTCTTGTAGCAGGTATACTTGGAATTATACAGATGCTTACACTTTTTACATCTTCTTTAACTGTTATATCTGTATTGCTCATTCTTATCGGTTTCTTCAATCTTTGTTTTTTAAACGGAGCCAATACACGAATACAGCTTCATACGGAAAATCGTTACAGAAGCAGGGTTATGAGTATGTATACCATGGTAAATACAGGAAGCACCCCTATTGGCAACTCATTCACAGGCTTGGTTATGTCATTGCTTTCTGCACGGTTTGGTTTTTTTATAGACGGACTTGTTACAGTTCTTCTGATTCTGCTTGTATTTAATATTTACTACAGAAAAAATAAAGCCGAGAAAAAAATACATGTTAATATATAG
- a CDS encoding lysophospholipid acyltransferase family protein: MNKYRLTGILLSGFIKILIKTTKYKVVQSEEAMKQKQAIIIFWHRKIIPTMLSTDFVEKKSSLVSSSKDGDILEEVLTRFDNLVVRGSSNKDNVKSLKQILKLIKTGFSIGIAIDGPRGPIYEPKSGALYIAMKTGLPMIPIGGYTNKKRIFKKAWDKFELPKFFSKSCYYAGEPLYFTKDSDIDASMELIKSKLHEANRIAKEYYDKEYR; the protein is encoded by the coding sequence ATGAATAAATACAGATTAACCGGCATATTATTAAGCGGTTTTATAAAAATTTTAATAAAAACTACTAAATATAAAGTTGTTCAGTCTGAGGAAGCAATGAAACAAAAACAGGCAATAATTATTTTCTGGCACAGAAAAATTATCCCGACAATGCTGTCCACAGATTTTGTAGAGAAAAAGTCTTCGCTTGTAAGCTCCTCGAAGGACGGGGATATACTGGAGGAGGTACTGACAAGATTTGATAATCTGGTAGTAAGAGGCTCATCAAATAAAGATAATGTAAAAAGTCTGAAGCAAATCCTAAAACTGATAAAAACCGGTTTTTCAATAGGAATAGCCATAGACGGACCAAGAGGTCCCATATATGAGCCGAAATCAGGAGCATTATATATAGCTATGAAAACCGGCCTGCCAATGATACCTATCGGAGGTTATACAAACAAAAAACGAATATTTAAAAAAGCATGGGATAAATTTGAACTTCCCAAATTTTTTTCTAAAAGCTGTTATTATGCCGGGGAACCGCTCTATTTTACAAAGGATTCCGACATAGATGCGAGTATGGAGCTGATAAAGTCAAAGCTGCATGAAGCTAACAGAATAGCAAAAGAATATTATGATAAAGAGTATAGATAA
- the metG gene encoding methionine--tRNA ligase, translating into MSKKFYVSTPIYYPNAKPHVGTAYTTIIADVTARYMRLKGYEVKFSTGLDEHGQKIQEAAEKNNVTPQEWVDRMAENFKALWKKLNISNTEFIRTTEERHKISVKKMIKRVYENGDIYKGEYKGLYCVSDETFVPDNSVLEGNKCPHCGKDLIEVKENSYFFKLSKYQDRLLKYIEENPDFILPSYRKNEVVSFINQGLQDLSISRTTFNWGIPLELEEGHVIYVWFDALTNYITVAGFGDDEKKFEDIWIDGKVMHLMGKDILRFHAIIWPAMLMSAGIPLPDTVAAHGWWTVEGEKMSKSKGNVVDPLEEVEKYGLDPFRYYLMREVTFGLDGDYSQKGMIQRINADLANDLGNLLNRTIGMQKKYFDSAVVLEKEETALEEEIYALWKTTVEDIDTYFEKVQFSEVLKAVWKFISRMNKYIDETAPWILAKDPENKSRLSTVMYNLVESLYKIAVLISPFMPETAQKMWNQLGINDSIENIRLDDIKHWGVYPVNNILGEATPIFPRIEIEPENKKEALFNENLEVENPIGIEDFSKVQIKVVEILAADKIEGADKLLKFIINTGTEKRQIVSGIAKYYPEPEELIGKKVLAVTNLAPVTLRGELSQGMLLTTEEKKRLKLIVIDEQVKVGSDIK; encoded by the coding sequence ATGTCAAAAAAGTTTTATGTATCAACACCAATTTATTATCCTAATGCAAAGCCTCATGTGGGAACTGCATATACCACTATAATTGCAGATGTAACTGCAAGATATATGAGGCTTAAGGGTTATGAAGTAAAGTTTTCTACCGGGCTGGATGAACACGGACAGAAAATTCAGGAAGCAGCCGAAAAAAACAATGTTACTCCTCAGGAATGGGTAGACAGAATGGCGGAAAATTTTAAGGCACTATGGAAAAAATTAAATATTTCAAATACAGAATTTATACGTACTACAGAAGAACGTCATAAAATAAGCGTAAAAAAGATGATAAAAAGAGTATATGAAAACGGTGATATATATAAAGGAGAATATAAGGGGCTTTACTGTGTATCGGACGAAACATTCGTACCTGATAACAGTGTACTTGAAGGTAATAAATGTCCTCATTGCGGAAAAGATCTTATAGAGGTAAAGGAAAATTCATATTTTTTTAAATTATCAAAATATCAGGACAGACTATTAAAATATATAGAAGAAAATCCTGATTTTATACTTCCGTCTTACAGAAAAAACGAAGTAGTATCATTTATAAATCAGGGACTTCAGGATCTGTCAATTTCAAGAACGACTTTTAACTGGGGAATACCTCTTGAGCTGGAAGAAGGGCATGTAATATATGTATGGTTTGATGCTCTTACCAATTATATAACTGTAGCCGGGTTCGGTGATGACGAGAAAAAATTTGAGGATATATGGATAGACGGTAAAGTTATGCATCTTATGGGAAAAGATATACTGAGATTCCATGCGATAATCTGGCCTGCGATGCTTATGTCGGCAGGAATACCTCTTCCGGATACTGTAGCAGCTCACGGATGGTGGACTGTAGAAGGCGAGAAAATGTCAAAGTCAAAGGGAAATGTTGTAGATCCTTTGGAAGAAGTGGAAAAATACGGACTTGACCCTTTCAGATATTACCTAATGAGAGAAGTAACATTTGGTCTTGATGGTGATTATTCGCAAAAAGGGATGATTCAGAGAATAAATGCTGATCTTGCCAATGATCTGGGAAATCTTCTGAACAGAACAATAGGAATGCAGAAAAAATATTTTGATTCGGCAGTAGTACTTGAAAAGGAAGAAACTGCACTGGAAGAAGAAATTTATGCTCTGTGGAAAACAACTGTCGAGGATATAGACACTTACTTTGAAAAGGTACAGTTTTCTGAAGTACTGAAAGCTGTTTGGAAATTTATCTCAAGAATGAATAAGTATATAGACGAAACAGCTCCGTGGATACTGGCAAAAGATCCCGAAAATAAAAGCAGGCTGTCCACTGTTATGTATAACCTTGTGGAGTCGTTATATAAAATTGCTGTTCTGATATCTCCGTTTATGCCTGAAACCGCACAAAAAATGTGGAATCAGCTCGGGATAAATGACAGTATAGAAAATATCAGACTTGATGATATTAAGCACTGGGGAGTTTATCCGGTAAATAATATACTTGGAGAAGCAACGCCTATTTTTCCGAGAATAGAAATAGAACCGGAAAATAAAAAAGAAGCTTTATTTAATGAAAATCTTGAAGTGGAAAATCCTATAGGAATAGAGGACTTTTCAAAAGTACAGATAAAAGTGGTAGAAATATTAGCAGCAGATAAAATAGAAGGTGCTGATAAGCTTCTGAAATTTATCATAAATACAGGAACTGAAAAAAGACAGATAGTTTCCGGAATTGCAAAGTATTATCCGGAACCGGAGGAATTAATAGGGAAAAAGGTTTTAGCTGTCACGAATTTAGCCCCTGTCACATTAAGAGGGGAGCTGTCTCAAGGAATGCTTTTAACAACTGAGGAAAAGAAAAGATTAAAGCTGATAGTAATTGATGAACAGGTGAAAGTGGGGTCAGATATAAAATAA
- a CDS encoding tetratricopeptide repeat protein, with protein MRRSLVILFLLLLSLNSCKFSGSNSKGYKELEEGIIKIFDNKDGITDFSAAARKGNLEVYGIVTYYYGYSALDFLEKNFKKSDGKAEYYYASILMSANTNEDNAKKLFEEAVKQGEYNAYYSLGTLYENDLDYSTAMNYYEKGREKGDMFSLYAYEYLKANKNSINKIETLGKKFKNGTITSDEKKEMGKLVLEKFSNYDKAYEILKEFVAEKYPPALYAKAKILQNEDKAGEAFAIFNELYSVNKYYLGTFEMAFYEVNNQNFEKALLYLEDGNYNESLIYAYKGYIYRQLKIYKKAEENYKKAVDLKDIDAIYYLGMLYRDQGDLEKAKKYFETGYKLGSIPSGYNYAYTVSDIQKEKRLQKETGNTKNIDIEALGRNDVSKKVYENLAKQGDYASMINLSTYFKENSEEMRRLNLIAASRGYPVAFSNLGVYYMRHKNKAKANYWFGLAKEAEGLTTVEN; from the coding sequence ATGAGAAGAAGTCTGGTTATATTATTTTTATTGTTATTATCCTTGAATTCATGCAAATTTTCGGGGAGTAACAGCAAAGGCTATAAAGAACTGGAAGAGGGAATAATAAAAATTTTTGATAATAAAGACGGAATAACAGATTTTAGTGCAGCAGCTAGAAAAGGTAATCTGGAGGTTTACGGTATAGTAACATATTATTACGGGTATTCTGCCCTGGATTTTTTGGAAAAAAATTTCAAAAAGTCTGACGGAAAAGCGGAGTATTATTATGCTTCTATTTTGATGAGTGCAAATACTAATGAAGATAACGCAAAAAAGCTCTTTGAAGAAGCGGTAAAGCAGGGAGAATACAATGCATACTATTCACTCGGAACTTTATATGAAAATGATCTTGATTATAGCACAGCAATGAATTACTACGAAAAAGGGCGGGAAAAAGGCGATATGTTTTCGCTTTATGCGTATGAATACTTGAAAGCAAATAAAAACAGCATAAATAAAATAGAAACCTTAGGCAAAAAGTTTAAAAACGGGACAATAACATCCGATGAAAAAAAAGAGATGGGAAAGCTTGTACTGGAAAAATTTTCCAACTATGATAAAGCATATGAAATATTAAAGGAATTCGTAGCAGAAAAATATCCCCCGGCGTTATATGCAAAGGCTAAAATACTTCAGAATGAAGACAAGGCAGGGGAAGCATTTGCTATCTTTAATGAACTATACAGTGTGAATAAATATTATCTGGGAACTTTTGAAATGGCATTTTATGAAGTAAATAATCAAAACTTTGAAAAAGCTCTTTTATATCTGGAAGACGGAAATTACAATGAAAGTCTTATTTATGCCTATAAAGGCTATATTTACAGACAGCTGAAAATATATAAAAAGGCTGAGGAAAATTACAAAAAAGCGGTGGATCTAAAGGATATAGATGCTATCTATTATCTTGGAATGCTTTACAGAGACCAGGGAGATCTGGAAAAAGCAAAAAAATATTTTGAAACAGGCTATAAACTTGGTTCAATACCTTCCGGTTATAATTATGCCTATACAGTATCCGATATACAGAAAGAAAAGAGACTTCAAAAAGAAACAGGAAATACCAAAAATATAGATATAGAAGCTTTAGGAAGAAATGACGTATCTAAAAAAGTATATGAGAATCTTGCCAAACAGGGTGATTATGCTTCAATGATTAATTTAAGTACTTATTTTAAAGAAAATTCCGAAGAGATGAGAAGACTGAATCTTATAGCAGCTTCAAGAGGATATCCTGTAGCATTTTCTAATCTTGGTGTTTACTATATGCGTCACAAAAATAAAGCCAAGGCTAATTACTGGTTTGGATTAGCGAAAGAAGCAGAGGGTCTGACCACAGTGGAAAATTAG
- a CDS encoding TlpA family protein disulfide reductase, producing MKKYLLLLMIFICSFSFSAEPVDFKVKLVKGEVFPEFVLEKLSGTKELSTEVFDKNKKTLIVLAAEWCPACQWEMGQLAKFYESNKTKYNIAVIFIRENSSEAKVKEYVGYNNYTFPVYFDYSGKILQGTGVESIPTNIVLDKNRKISAVKSGIWEEGDFINNLK from the coding sequence ATGAAAAAATATTTGTTGTTATTAATGATATTCATCTGTAGTTTTTCGTTTTCGGCGGAACCTGTGGATTTTAAGGTAAAGCTTGTAAAAGGCGAGGTTTTTCCGGAATTTGTGCTGGAAAAATTAAGCGGAACGAAGGAACTGAGTACAGAGGTTTTTGATAAAAATAAAAAAACATTAATAGTACTGGCTGCCGAATGGTGTCCTGCGTGTCAGTGGGAGATGGGACAGCTTGCTAAATTTTATGAAAGCAATAAAACTAAGTATAATATTGCAGTAATATTTATAAGGGAAAATTCTTCCGAGGCAAAGGTAAAAGAATATGTTGGCTATAATAACTACACTTTCCCCGTATATTTTGACTACAGCGGAAAGATACTTCAGGGAACTGGTGTGGAGTCTATTCCCACAAATATAGTTTTGGACAAAAACAGAAAGATTTCAGCTGTTAAATCAGGAATATGGGAAGAAGGAGATTTTATTAATAATTTAAAATAA
- a CDS encoding DUF5984 family protein has translation MIFISLFNYELKSVTECAFPINKNGKKNICWFWLTDSSYYIKLGETKLFELSSEFMKKHDIKSCFDDYYYIRQLEDLFEILPVISNSIPEDLYKYIYNEKKYKNLTKCFDNWIDEQKVFSDKDEILDENICSFLSYGRLDTGYLNVKCCCCFYHVSDQIIIHYDFEDFDEENNPIWTAKSGRFTLTYKEFLDEIENLLNRFFCDMEKQISNAAAELKDEVFYDIFVQRDKNTKPGTAYLFEEHEERKISFYSVLRSLKNNNCKKINWDEIRENIKFITLNFEKA, from the coding sequence TTGATTTTTATCAGTCTATTTAATTACGAACTCAAGTCTGTTACTGAGTGTGCTTTTCCAATTAATAAAAACGGCAAAAAAAATATTTGCTGGTTCTGGCTTACAGACAGCAGCTATTATATTAAATTAGGAGAAACCAAGCTTTTTGAATTATCTTCTGAATTTATGAAAAAACATGACATCAAGTCTTGTTTTGATGACTATTATTATATCAGACAACTTGAAGATTTATTTGAGATTCTTCCTGTAATTTCAAATTCAATACCGGAGGATCTGTATAAATATATTTATAACGAGAAAAAATATAAGAATCTCACAAAGTGTTTTGATAACTGGATTGACGAACAAAAAGTTTTTTCTGATAAAGATGAAATTCTTGATGAAAATATATGTAGCTTTTTATCTTACGGCCGGCTTGATACAGGTTATTTAAACGTAAAATGCTGCTGCTGCTTTTATCATGTAAGTGATCAGATAATCATTCATTATGACTTTGAAGATTTTGATGAAGAAAACAATCCTATATGGACTGCAAAATCAGGCAGGTTTACCCTAACATACAAAGAATTTCTTGATGAAATTGAAAATCTTTTAAACAGATTTTTCTGTGATATGGAAAAACAAATTTCTAATGCTGCAGCGGAGCTGAAAGATGAAGTATTCTATGATATTTTTGTTCAAAGAGATAAAAATACAAAACCGGGAACTGCTTATCTCTTTGAAGAGCACGAGGAAAGGAAAATTTCTTTTTATTCTGTTTTGAGATCATTAAAAAATAATAACTGCAAAAAAATAAACTGGGATGAAATCAGAGAAAATATAAAATTTATTACTCTTAATTTTGAAAAAGCATAA
- a CDS encoding DUF1667 domain-containing protein yields the protein MIKNLTCIVCPEGCKLEIDIDNDYSVKGSKCNRGNDYGRQELINPQRMVTSTVYIENGVYARLPVKTSIAIPKELIYKCMEEINRVKVKSPVKLGDVIIHNVLNTGANIVACRNM from the coding sequence ATGATAAAAAATCTTACATGCATCGTATGCCCGGAAGGCTGTAAACTGGAAATAGATATAGACAATGATTATTCCGTAAAAGGATCAAAATGTAACAGAGGGAATGATTACGGCAGGCAGGAATTGATAAATCCGCAAAGAATGGTAACCAGCACTGTTTATATAGAGAACGGAGTATATGCCAGACTTCCTGTCAAGACCAGTATTGCTATACCAAAAGAACTTATTTATAAATGTATGGAGGAGATTAACAGGGTAAAAGTAAAATCTCCCGTGAAGCTGGGAGATGTAATTATTCATAATGTGCTTAATACTGGTGCCAATATTGTCGCATGCAGGAATATGTAA
- a CDS encoding NAD(P)/FAD-dependent oxidoreductase: MELEYDLIIVGGGSAGLAAAKTAKENGISKILILEREKELGGILRQCIHNGFGIHKFKKELTGPEYAQEYINEINRLGINYKIDATVISMEISPDEHSSKFVYVVSEEGYHVYETKAVILAMGCYERTRGGIAIPGDRPAGVFTAGQAQTFINMNGYMVGKEIVILGSGDIGLIMARRLTLEGALVKAVVELMPYSNGLNRNIVQCLEDFNIPLLLSHTVVRINGKNRVESVIIAKVDENRNPIPGTEQEIICDTLLISAGLLPDNSLSKKLGIRIDSKTKGAVVNEKMETNIKGIFACGNVLHVHDLVDYVSTEAEIAALSAAEYIKNQFKAENETIVHIEPGSGLIYAVPQNFNINTESKTLNISFRVNNVYKDKKISVKCQDKEIAGFKRSHLVPSEMEKISIPTDLIKSNLIISIEGDGL; encoded by the coding sequence ATGGAACTGGAATATGATCTTATTATAGTGGGCGGCGGCTCTGCCGGATTGGCTGCTGCTAAAACTGCCAAAGAAAACGGTATTTCCAAAATACTTATTCTGGAAAGAGAAAAAGAGCTGGGCGGAATCCTAAGACAATGTATCCATAATGGTTTTGGGATACATAAATTCAAAAAAGAATTAACTGGACCGGAATATGCTCAGGAATATATAAATGAAATAAATCGTCTTGGAATTAATTATAAAATTGATGCCACTGTTATTTCCATGGAGATCAGCCCTGATGAACACAGCAGTAAATTCGTCTATGTAGTCTCCGAAGAAGGCTATCATGTTTATGAAACAAAAGCTGTTATACTTGCTATGGGTTGTTATGAGCGTACGAGGGGAGGTATTGCTATTCCCGGTGACAGACCGGCAGGTGTGTTTACCGCAGGACAGGCACAGACATTCATAAATATGAACGGATATATGGTAGGAAAGGAAATTGTCATTCTTGGTTCAGGCGATATAGGTCTAATTATGGCAAGAAGACTCACTCTCGAAGGTGCTTTGGTAAAGGCCGTTGTAGAATTAATGCCTTATTCAAACGGACTGAATAGAAATATTGTTCAGTGCCTGGAAGATTTCAATATACCTTTACTGCTTTCACATACTGTTGTCAGAATCAATGGTAAAAACCGTGTAGAATCTGTAATTATAGCAAAAGTTGATGAAAATAGAAATCCAATTCCCGGAACGGAGCAGGAGATAATCTGTGATACTCTTCTTATTTCAGCAGGTTTGCTTCCTGATAATTCCCTGTCAAAAAAACTTGGAATACGAATTGACTCTAAAACAAAAGGTGCAGTCGTAAATGAAAAAATGGAAACAAATATTAAAGGTATCTTTGCCTGCGGAAATGTGCTTCATGTCCATGATCTTGTGGATTATGTAAGTACCGAAGCCGAAATAGCCGCACTTAGTGCTGCAGAATATATAAAAAATCAGTTTAAAGCAGAAAATGAAACAATTGTTCATATAGAGCCGGGTTCCGGGCTTATTTATGCTGTTCCTCAGAATTTTAATATAAACACTGAATCAAAAACTCTGAATATATCTTTCAGAGTAAATAATGTTTATAAAGATAAAAAAATCAGCGTGAAATGTCAGGATAAAGAAATAGCGGGATTCAAACGCAGTCATCTTGTCCCCAGTGAAATGGAGAAAATATCAATCCCTACTGATTTGATAAAATCTAATTTAATAATTTCTATTGAGGGTGATGGCTTATGA
- a CDS encoding NAD(P)/FAD-dependent oxidoreductase, with product MHDILIIGAGVTGACIARELSKYDLDILVLEKNNDVADETTKANSAIIHAGFDAREGTLMAELNVLGNSMFDKLSKELDFPFIRNGSLVLAFSDEDMESIKVLKNRGDKNGVSDLSILSKEEALKLEPDLNNDIKGALYAKTGGIVGPWEMTISLFENAVDNGVTLLLNNEIVNISREENHFLVFTKKSWYKSKIIINCAGINADLIQNMLAEPSYEIHPRKGEYFVMSKDEGTKFRHTIFQPPTKVGKGVLITPTVHGNLLIGPDAESIHEKEDKSTSRVRLELIKATAAKSSQSINYLEQIRQFSGLRAESDKDDFIIGENKKIPGFIDVAGIKSPGLSAAPAIALKVKDILAEKIILKEKKNFKPDIEKHIILDKLSYEEKNKLIAKNPKYGHIICKCENVTEGEVIDAIRRKVGARTVDGIKRRCRPGAGLCQGTFCGPKIQEILASELALELNEITLDSDSSYILTKKTKGDK from the coding sequence ATGCATGATATTCTGATTATCGGTGCCGGTGTAACAGGGGCCTGTATAGCAAGGGAACTATCGAAATACGATTTAGACATTTTGGTTTTGGAGAAAAATAACGATGTTGCTGATGAAACAACCAAGGCAAATTCCGCCATTATTCATGCAGGATTTGATGCACGGGAAGGTACTCTCATGGCTGAGCTGAATGTTCTGGGAAATTCAATGTTTGACAAATTGTCGAAGGAACTTGATTTTCCTTTTATAAGAAACGGCTCCCTTGTGCTTGCTTTCAGCGATGAAGATATGGAGTCAATAAAAGTTTTGAAGAACAGGGGGGATAAAAACGGAGTTTCAGATTTAAGTATTCTTTCAAAGGAAGAAGCTCTCAAACTGGAGCCTGATTTAAACAATGATATTAAAGGCGCACTGTATGCCAAAACAGGCGGTATTGTCGGTCCGTGGGAAATGACCATTTCACTGTTTGAAAATGCCGTTGATAATGGTGTGACCTTACTGCTTAATAATGAAATAGTCAATATTTCAAGAGAAGAAAATCACTTCCTTGTATTTACAAAAAAATCATGGTACAAATCTAAAATTATCATTAATTGCGCGGGTATTAATGCAGATCTTATCCAGAATATGCTGGCAGAGCCGTCTTATGAAATACATCCGCGAAAAGGCGAATATTTTGTAATGAGTAAGGATGAGGGGACAAAATTCAGGCATACTATATTTCAGCCTCCTACTAAGGTGGGAAAGGGTGTTCTGATCACTCCTACTGTACACGGGAACCTTCTTATAGGACCTGATGCTGAAAGTATTCACGAAAAAGAAGATAAGTCTACATCTCGTGTCAGACTGGAATTAATAAAAGCCACAGCGGCAAAATCTTCTCAAAGTATAAATTATCTTGAACAAATAAGACAATTTTCTGGTCTTAGAGCTGAATCGGACAAGGACGACTTTATCATAGGAGAAAATAAAAAAATCCCCGGCTTTATTGATGTCGCAGGAATTAAATCACCCGGATTATCTGCAGCACCTGCCATTGCATTAAAGGTAAAAGATATCCTGGCTGAAAAAATCATACTAAAAGAAAAGAAAAATTTTAAACCTGATATAGAAAAACATATTATTTTGGACAAATTAAGCTATGAAGAGAAAAACAAACTGATTGCTAAAAATCCTAAATACGGACATATTATATGCAAATGTGAAAATGTTACAGAAGGAGAGGTTATCGATGCGATCCGCAGAAAAGTGGGAGCCAGAACTGTAGACGGAATAAAAAGGAGATGCAGACCGGGAGCGGGACTCTGTCAGGGTACCTTCTGCGGACCGAAAATCCAGGAAATTCTTGCTTCTGAGCTTGCTCTTGAACTTAATGAAATTACACTGGACTCAGATTCTTCTTATATCCTCACAAAAAAAACGAAAGGAGATAAATGA